CCTGAAGAGAAGTCAGCAGTGACTGCAGCAGATCCTGAAACCCTTTCTGATATAGCTGCTGTTCCTTCTTTTTCTTCCTTTCTTTCAATATCTTAAAACAGGGAACCATTAATACCTGTTCCGGAATCATCCAGTACATATCTCCATAGCACAATATATTCAGCAGCAATAATCCCATCTCTCCTGCCAGAAAAAAGATTACATTCTCCTTGCACTTATCCAAATTGATTCTGTCTGAATTTATACTGCTGAGATTACGCCTTCTCCTTCTTCTGTTCTGCCCTTCCTTCACGAAACAACTTCACCGCCTCACAATACTTCTCATACTGTCCATAATCTTTAAGCTTCTCTACATGGAACAGATCTTCCCGAATCTCTAATCCATGATCTTTATCATACTGAAACAATGTATGCGTTTCATACTCTGTCCGGCTGTAATCTTTAATCTCACTTATCTCTAATATCTTTCTCTCTCCGTTCAGGCATCTTCCCAAATGTATAAGAATATCTACAGAAGAAGCAATCAAACCCTGAATTGCTCCAAGTGGCATATCCATTCCCATAAGGACCATCGTTTCAAGACGCCGGAGCGCATCCCGGCAGGAATTCGCATGAATCGAAGAAAACGATCCGCTGTGCCCTGTAGATAGTGCCTGAAGCATCGACATCGCTTCCGCACCGCGAACTTCACCGACAATAATTCGATCCGGACGCATTCGCAAAGAAGCCTTGATCAGATCCTGCATCGTAATCTCATTCGCTCCCTCCACATTTGCATTCCTTGTCTCTAACCGCACAAGATTATCAACATGAAACAATTGGAGTTCCGCTGAATCTTCTATTGTGATCACTCGTTCCTCCTGTCCTATATATTCTGCAAGTGCGTTCAAGAGCGAAGACTTCCCTGAGTTTGTCGCCCCACTGATCAAAATATTGTACTTTCCCTTCACCAAAGCAGAAAGTATCCCTGTAAGCGCTTCGGGAAATTCTCCAAAAGCGAGTAATCTTGCAATGGTCATTCCTCCTTTTAAAAACTTTCGAATAGTGATAACCGGACCCTCCAAAGATATGGGCGGTAATACGATATGTACTCTTGAACCGTCCGGAAGGCGGCTGTCCACAATAGGAGAAGCTTCATTCACCATCCTGTTTGTCGGCGCTACAATCTGTTCGATCAGCCGATATACATCGGCTTCTTCAAAAAAATGGTCTCTTGTTCTTCTTACCCTGCCATTCTGCTCCACAAAAATGTGAGCAGTTCCTATAACCATAATCTCACTGATACTGCTATCTTCTAAATACTTCTCAAGAACATCAAAACCCCGGATGGAAGAAAACATCTGCCTTCTTAGTTCTTCCTTCTCTGAAAGTGTTCCATATCCACTATGTCCTGAACGCAAAATAGCCTTATCAATCTCTCTATACACATCTGCATCACTGACATAAGACGTTCTTCCATCCATCTGATGTAAAATCTGTTCCCTAAGTTCTCTCCTACCAGGCAGTTCCATTCAAAATATCCTCCCTGTATACACGTTTCCATGATTCCTGACCAGAAGCTTCCCTACGAGAATCCACAGGTTCCTGCCACAAAGTATTCTGGTGAAAAGACTCCTGACACTGCTCCTTCTGCTCTGCTGCCCCCTGATGAAAACTTCTGAGATTCAGCACTTTTTCTAAGCGGTCACAGAAGAGATTCAGACGTATATTCTCTCTCGAATCCAACAAAATAATCCTGTCAAAACAGCGCAGTA
This Anaerobutyricum hallii DNA region includes the following protein-coding sequences:
- a CDS encoding CpaF family protein, giving the protein MELPGRRELREQILHQMDGRTSYVSDADVYREIDKAILRSGHSGYGTLSEKEELRRQMFSSIRGFDVLEKYLEDSSISEIMVIGTAHIFVEQNGRVRRTRDHFFEEADVYRLIEQIVAPTNRMVNEASPIVDSRLPDGSRVHIVLPPISLEGPVITIRKFLKGGMTIARLLAFGEFPEALTGILSALVKGKYNILISGATNSGKSSLLNALAEYIGQEERVITIEDSAELQLFHVDNLVRLETRNANVEGANEITMQDLIKASLRMRPDRIIVGEVRGAEAMSMLQALSTGHSGSFSSIHANSCRDALRRLETMVLMGMDMPLGAIQGLIASSVDILIHLGRCLNGERKILEISEIKDYSRTEYETHTLFQYDKDHGLEIREDLFHVEKLKDYGQYEKYCEAVKLFREGRAEQKKEKA